One Glycine max cultivar Williams 82 chromosome 8, Glycine_max_v4.0, whole genome shotgun sequence genomic window, ctttttttccctgAAGAAACATCATCACACCAGTCACACCtccattaacaaaaaaaaagaagcctaCCTAGTTTATAATCTATAGCCAACCACACCGTCACAGAGTTAATCTTTGATCCAAAAGATCGTAtgacattcataattttttatccagaaaaaaaaagacatatgctaatatttcttttagtttAATGGCTATGACTATGAGGATGGATAtcaaataattgtaaaaattaaataattttaataatttattacatgAGTTTTGTTCGGATAAATTTGTTCaactcaaatttaatataattatcatttataaaatgtttatcaccaaattcttattataattatcataaaatatatgtatatattatttatttaattaaaatgtatttttcgttcatctactttttaaaatttatgattttagtatttttattatttaattaaaatatttttttttatttttaaaaattcatagttttaactcttttattctttaattgagatatttattttttattttaataaaatttataattttagttttaattgtttAGAAGTAAAAGACGAACTatcttaattaaatgaaatgatgaatgattaaaattacaaatttctaaaatataaaaaataaaatatcttaattaaaaaataaaaattaaattatggatttataaaaataataagaaaaaaaattaatttttagtcaatttatttatactggtataacataattatgatatagtaaaaaaattataataatataattatattatatactttTCTAACACAGTGTTTGACAAACAAAAAGTGTAACCGCCCTCTCCTGTCTTCACCGTTCCTCTCTTTTTCCGACGCGCAAACACTCACACAAATTTCGTTTCTATTTCCGACTACAACTCTCTTTCCCCAATTCTCCGATGACCGGCGGCGACGAGCGTCACCGGACGGAGACCTAAAAAcatctctcacacacacactcatTCTCCGGCAGGCATGTCCGAGGACGCGGACCTCGCTCTGCAGACCTTCCGCGCGCTGGTGGAGAGCGCGGACCGGAAGTTCGGCCGTGTACGCGACGTGCCAGCGTATGGCGGCGGCGCGAGCCAGTATCAGCAGCAGCACCACGCGTTCCAGAAGGTGTTCAAGGCGTACACGAGGCTCTGGAAGCACCAGCAGGAGAACCGCGCGAAGCTGGTAGAGTGCGGGTTGAAGCGGTGGGAACTTGGTGAGATCGCGAGCCGAATCGGACAGCTGTATTTCGGGCAGTACATGAGGAGCAGCGAGTGCAGGTTCCTCGTCGAGGCCTACGTCTTCTACGAGGCCATACTCAGTAGAAGGTACTTCCAAGGATCCGAACTCAACGCCAAAGATCTCGGAGTGAGGTCCAAGGAGTTGAGGTTCTACGCGCGCTTTTTGCTCGTTTCGGTTATTCTCAACCGCACCGAGATGGTTAAGCACCTCGTCGAACGCTTTGGGGCTTTGGTTGAGGATTGCAGGACTACCTTTCGGGTAATGCATTGTTTCACTTCTCAATTTGACTTCACTTTTTGTTTCAGCTTTCCGAAAGCAAAATGAACTAACTaatcttcatctttttttttgtgtgtgttgtacgtgtagttattttattttcttgtttttgctAATGAAGTTGTTGGGAGTGAAACGATGTGTGATGTGCTTGGTGTTTCCTTTCTTGTGTTCGACGCCGAAAAGTGAAAATACTTTGACTTGGAGATTAAGTAAGAAGCTGCTCTGTGTAGATCAATTGGTTCCTGGTCATTGTATGATACTTGATTTAGGGTCTGTAGGTTTTGTCTGAGGATGATTAGAATAGCTTCTCTTGTTTTGGGCTGTATGATAGAACATAACAGCGGGGATTTGAGGACTTGATCTGTGTACTGACCCCACCTAGCCTCGGTTGTTCTTCCATGTGATATAGTTGGTAGAATTCACGGTTGTTTTTTTGTATAGAATCTTGTCACTAAATTATGTTACTTTCATCCTTTGATGACAATCCCATTGTAGGGGATTTCTGTAATTCGTAATGTAATCTTTGTTTCATTGACATATATGATTTCATAGGATAAGATTGATGGGTATCTAATAGATATTTGTTCAAGCAAACTTTTTATTCCCTTTGTTTTAGATTATGTTATTTTCATTGCCTTAGCCGCAAGATTCTCTTTTGGGTTACACCTCCTATTGTATGAACTATGACAGTGATCAGTGGTGTTCTGGAATAGGATATATATCAAGGTTATTCAAGTTACTCAGTTTCAAAGTAATAAAGAAAAGCAAgtggtgatttttttaatgaaagacTCCCCTTTTAGAACCATGTTAATGCTGGATCAAATGAATTTCATGTTGTACACTATACTACTATGCTACACTGACTGCGGGGGCCAGTTTTCTAGAATAAATTGTTGGTGCAGTgatgattttcttttcaaatcttATATGAAGTTCTTGTCAGcaagtatataataataaagaaattaattattggcagtgggcaaaacaaaaaaaatgattcagAAGTTCCTAAATTATACTGACTATGGGAGGAAGTTTTCAAGAATAACATTGTTGGTGCAGATATGATTTTCATTCCAAACCCTATCAATATATAGGGTGTGTAACTAATGAGAGTGTGAGATGTTGGAAGAGTCAATCTTTTTTACCATACTACTAAACATGGATAGTCCAGACTCTTTTACTTAAATCCAATATTGGTTatctatttatgattttatggTCAAATTCAGTTCCTCTCATAAGAGCATGCTCTCACCCTATATGCTCCTCTATAGTCCCATGCACACATAGTTCAATGATCGATTTGTTGAAAGTTTGATGTGAAATTCTTGTCAGTAAGCAGTAagcacataataataaaaacaaattgctGTTAGTtggcaaaacaaaacaaaaggttCTGAAGTTCTTAAATGCATTGCATATTTAAATGTGTTGAATTGATAAGTAGATCCCAGACCAAGAGAATAAAAGTGTTATGCTTGAATTAATGTTTCTTAATAATCATGATGACAACAATCCTATTGACTATATTtggtaattattgtaaaaattacttgaactttttatttttagtttgagtCCTTGCTTGATCATCTCTGCCAAAGACTGCATTGTTCTGCTTCAGGTGTTTTGTCACttacaaatttatttcattacattattttgcatgttttgttgttgttatttagGATCGGAAAATCTGattgttttatataatttcacTTTTTAACTCATACATTATTAACATTGAACTTTGTGATTttctttaagataaaaaaatctcaTGAAACTTCGCTATAATATAGTTTGTTGATGCTTTGTATTCCACTATTCTTCTGGAGAAAACATTATATCTATATTACCTGTTTGACTTATAAATGTGAACCATTTCTTTTCAGGAAACTAACTTTAAGGAATGGAGGCAAGTGGTGACAGAAATTAACCGTTTCACGAAAGTTGATAAGGGCTTTAGTTTCAGGCCCATGCGTTATTGTGCCACATTTGATACTCATCGAGCTTCTCTTCCTTATGTGGCTCGTTTTCATGCAAAGAGGGTATTGAAATTTCAAGATGCACTGTTGACAAGCTATCATCGAAATGAGGTTAATACTGATTAATGTTGACAAGGTGGTTCTTAAATTTACTTTAGTACCCGAAAAGGACTGAAGCTTTTGAATCTTTATATGTTCTTACTTACAGATCAAGTTTGCTGAGCTTACATTGGACATCTATAGAATGATACAATGTTTAGAATGGGAGCCTAGTGAAACATTCTACCAAAAGCATACAGTTAAACCTAAGGAGAATGGTGACATAATTGATCATTCAGGAGCTTCTGGGATAATAGACATGAATCTTACTGCAGATATGACTGATCCAACTATACCTCCTAATCCTAGAAAGGCTACCCTGTACCGTCCATCTGTGACACATGTGATAGCAGTGAGTTTTCAAGCCTATTGGAAAGTTTGTGTTACATACTTGCTTATCTATTTACTAAAATCTATAGGCGGTTCTGATAACTAGGTCTCTTCAATTCCAAATAATATTTCGTGGCTATTTTATGGCTTCTCCTATCAGAACTTGGATATTCTTGGTTGCCTTTGGTGTGCTTCATTGGTTCTTGTGTATATTATAATATGCTTTCTTATCTGTTCGTGCACACATACATGTgggtgtgtttgttttttccttCGTGCTGTGTGATCTGATTCATAAATTTGATGGCAAAATGTTCACTAGTTAAAAGTGGTTGTTTACACCTATTGATATGCAATCTTTCTCAGGCTGTTGAACACACAATTTGTTATTCCTTATATAAGCTTCATGATGTTATGCAGGTTTTGGCTACAATTTGTGAGGAGCTGCCACCAGACTGTGTTGTGCTAGTATATCTTTCAGCCTCAGGTTTACTTTTGCTCTGTCTTTTCAAGTCTAGTTTCTCTCATGTCCAGTTGTATTAGGTTAGTTACCTTAATGATCACTCATGCAGGGAAGGCTGGTCTTAATAATGTCTCTCAGGTGGAAAATTCTGGCGGTTCATCCAAATATTCAAGACACAAAGTCCTTTCTCAGACTTCCCTAGGACAGAATTCTGGACCTTCTGAAACTCAAAGTAATGGCAAGAGAGAACTGAGCTATTATGACAATTATCTGTGGTTTGGTCCCAAGGGAAATAGTGGTGAGTACCTGCATGGAGTCTATTCTCTGTCAAATTTCTGTTCAGATTGTTCCAGGAAATGTTACACAAATGTGATATTTTCTCTCCATTTTTGggttagttttaattaaatgttatataaaaaacaagtaTCTCTGTTGTAGCTGCACTTACATGTGCTTTATTTGAATTACCAGGTTTAAATAATCTCTACCCTGGCGATCTTATCCCCTTTACTAGGAAACctcttttcttaattattgaCAGTGATAACAGCCATGCATTCAAGGCAGGTTTGTCAAAACTCAGAACTTGTGTATAAGTTGCCTGTGAACTTTGTTAGATAGAGCTGTTCAGGATATTCCTTGAATCTATTTTTACTTGCTAATGGCTTGATGACATTTGTAATTAGTTTATAACTGTGTAGTCTGAGGGTTTGTTGTAAcgtttcaaattgaattttaacTCACTAACCACAGAAAACCCTGCCTTGTTGAATTCCttcaacaatttgaatatgaatgtaGAACTTCTCCAAGGACAGAGTTGAATGGTGGCTTGTCCCATGTTAAACGTATATTGGAATTGATAGGAATTAGAAAATGCTGTCTATTTTAGGCTTGAGAATTGATTGATCCATGCTATTTACTTTGACATGCCTTGATTGACTGTGTACGTCATAAACTATTGCAGGTTTTACATGGGGCTGAAAGGGGTGAAACGGCTGCTCTATTTCTTTCACCTTTAAGACCGATTTTCAAGAATCCATCTGATGTAAATTCAAATAGTGGAAGCCAATTTACCTATTTTTTGACTGCTCCTTTGTCAGCATTTTGCCAAATGATTGGTCTCACCCCCAATGAGGCTGATACAGTAAGCATACACAAATGATCTTTAACCTTtctaaaatttactttaattctTGTTTGTCTAATTTTGTGTTAACCTGTAGGATGTCTACAATGAAGCAGAGAACATTATCGCTAATGCTTTCACGGAGTGGGAAATAATTCTTTGCTCATCAACTACCATGGATTTAGTATGGGCGCAGGTTATAAGTGATCCATTTCTAAGGCGGCTTATTCTAAGGTATTTGCTCTCTACTTTTTAGCCAATGtagtcttcttttctttctttattttaattggtGAAGCGTTTAAATTCAAGTTATTGAATGGACTTGTTGTATGACATGTTGATATCATTTTATGTACAGATTTATTTTCTGCCGATCCGTGATATCTTTTTTCTGCACACCTGAGGAAAGTGAACAGTACCTTCCACTTTGTTTACCCTATCTACCCTCTTCTGTTGCACCAACGTCTGAAGCCGTGCGTTCTGCTGTTGTGCAACTTGCCATGCACTTTGACGTTGCTGACTCCTTTCACTTTACTGAAACATAAGATTTTGGGACCTTAAAAAGTAACAAGTAAAAATGTTAGGCTTACATGCAGGCTTTGGAAGCTAAGGATTCTCAGATCAAAGGAATACAAAACATTATGAGTTGACCTTTCGGGCGACAGGACAAGAGTATTTATTGTGGGGCCTGGGCTGTCTGGTGGAAAAAGAAATTGTTGGGAATGGTTGCCTCTGCCTGTTGTGTTGCTTAATTCCACTCCACATGCTTCATTGATCTATATGCTGCATTTGGTGGTTTGCTCTGTAATGTTAAGGTTAGGTCATGATGGGTGCCTGGTGACTTTTCATGTGTTTGGTCGTGGCaagataattttgtatttgtaacGTGGCaagataattttgtatttgtaacGTGACAAGATAGTTGTTAGTTTAAAATTAGTTGTATTTGTTCCTACTTCACagctttgaaaagaaaaaaaaaacagtaagtCATTGTTAATTTTACCATTGTTGAGCAGAATTGGACGGTATTCAATCAACTTTGATTGAAGAGGATGAATTCTGAACGAATTCCGTCAAAACTCAAAAAGTAAATTACTTACCCTGTATATTCAATTTATAGAAACATTATCATGCGGTTATTATGATAATACAATCTGATGGACAACAAATATCTAACTAGTACTGTAAATATTTGGGTGTGTTTGTTTTACCGTTTCAAAAATCATTGGCTTGCGTTTTAATGCACTGTTTAAAGTAACAAATTATTATCTCTCTTTAAATGTACGTTTGGAGCTTGTTGTTCATCGGAAAAATAAACACATTAAATACTATAAAGACTACCGTTAAAGGTAAATATAtatctgatatatatatatatatatatatatatatatatatatatatatatatatatatatatagttaaatatttttcaaaatctcaaTTTTATTTACGTAAACACGtttgcaaaaaataataaatttacatattaaaattataaaaaaaatgtacatgtcaaaattaaaatataacataaacaAACCTGAGCAACTAAAATAAAGTCAGTTTTAAATCTAGTTAGTCGTAAGATCTAATTGGAGATTGAATAGGGAATTTGGATAATAGCTGATGCTGTATagccatttaaaaaacaaaaaagcttTTGATTCGAATTAtgatttaagtttttaaaatacttttgtttTGATTCTAATTcctgtaatattatttttagttccaGCGAGTAAATAGCATCCTTAACTGTTAACTGAAGATGGCAGTGTAACTTGCACACACTCCATGCTCACTAGCCTAGTCCCAACCTTTTGGCGCCAACGCCACTCCTTCTTCGTGCTCGCGACCCTTTTCTCCTCCACTCGGGATGTGTACCACGCGAACCTCGACATCGTCGCCCTCTCACGCGCCGGGAAAGTCGACGCCGCACGCAAACTGTTCGACGAAATGGCAACAAAAGACGTCGTCACGTGGAACTCCATGCTCTCCGCCTACTGGCAAAACGGCCTTCTCCAACGCTCCAAAGCACTCTTCCACTCCATGCCGCTTCGCAACGTCGTTTCCTGGAACTCCATCATCGCCGCCTGCGTCCAAAACGACAACCTCCAGGACGCGTTCCGCTACCTCGCCGCAGCGCCAGAGAAGAACGCCGCGTCGTACAACGCCATCATCTCAGGGCTCGCGAGGTGCGGCCGCATGAAGGACGCGCAGAGGCTCTTCGAAGCGATGCCGTGTCCGAACGTCGTGTCATACACCGCGATGGTGGATGGGTACGCGAGGGTGGAGGGAGGGATTGGGCGCGCGAGGGCGCTGTTCGAAGCTATGCCTCGAAGGAACTCGGTGTCATGGGTTGTGATGATAAATGGTTTGGTGGAGAATGGGTTGTGCGAGGAAGCGTGGGAAGTGTTTGTGAGAATGCCGCAGAAGAATGATGTTGCGAGGACCGCTATGATTACTGGGTTTTGTAAAGAAGGGAGGATGGAAGATGCGAGGGATTTGTTTCAAGAGATTCGGTGCAGAGATCTCGTTTCTTGGAATATAATTATGACGGGTAAGCTAAGCTTTAACATTTCAAACTTTCAACCTCCACGCCATTGTGTAATCCTCGCTAGTAGTTAGCTTATAACTGAAAAGTGtttgtgatttattttattttttgttgagaaaagtttttttttttttttaattagatgtgTTTTAATAAAAGCTAGGTAGTTAGGCTTCTAGCTATTGTCTTTGTCTTGGTGTCTGGTATTGATAACAAATTGACAATTCACCTCCTTgtatatgaatatgattattCTCCAGAGTCTGAACTGAAATTTGAATGGCATTTTTGAATTTGTGGGTATCCTTACATATGATATAGAGCTTCAGGATTGTGATTTATCAAATTGGACCATTTCCCACCTATCTAGGTTTCAGCCTTCATTGTTTTATTCACAGGAAACCAGTGGTTTAAGATTTTCTTCAGAATAACCCTGTTATAGAGCAAAAGTCCAACTTGGCAAAGGCATCCTAAGCATCTCACGGCTGTTCTTGGCAATGATGATGTAGTTAGCTCTGCTCATTTCATGCTGCTGCATCTTCTATCCTAGATGCTCTTGTTATGGGAAAgctttcattaaattttacttatttttaaaaaggaacGAATAACAACTAGAAGCCTAACTGTCTGACTTATTGCATTGGAGTCTAGTTCTATTAAGGTGTATAATAATCATGTAACTATATGTAAgtcttttggaaaaaaaaatatcggaTCCTCTTTGCCTGTTATGTAATATAAGTAATATTAATATAGTTATATTCAATATagatactcttttttttttttatcaaaaaaggacttgttttaattaacttttaagtCCGATTATTTATATCTGATAAGAATTGTgtctttttttctctaatataattttattatctttaaaataaataaataaaactgtaTCATTGCTTTTCTCCTAAGCTAAAAATAGTAGCTTCTAAAAGAATCTAAAAACATGTTGGATcacataatcattttttaagcaTAAACAAAAAAACCCAAGTCTCTgatgtaaaaaaatgtgtacaGCCCTAAATTTCAGTAAACACACCTAGATTGCGACacatttaaattaaaccaaAGGGGACTATTATTCCCTGCTTGCTCTAAAATTAAGCTCAATTTAGAAAAGCCTTATCcgtttaaaacatattttaattaaattgttgagaaaaaacaataacttttgGTCCTAGGAGGAGGTAGTTTTCTTCTACTCTgtcattacaattttttttctttattattccaTCTTTTCACAATTGATTCATCGTTTGTAGGTTATGCACAAAATGGGAGAGGGGAAGAGGCACTGAATTTGTTTTCACAAATGATCAGGACTGGTATGCAACCAGATGACTTGACTTTTGTTTCAGTTTTCATTGCCTGTGCAAGTCTTGCATCACTCGAAGAAGGAAGCAAGGCGCATGCTCTTTTAATTAAGCATGGCTTTGATTCAGATTTGTCAGTATGTAATGCCCTGATTACTGTGCACAGCAAATGTGGTGGAATTGTTGATTCTGAGTTAGTTTTTGGACAAATTTCCCATCCGGACCTTGTTTCATGGAACACTATCATTGCTGCATTTGCACAGCATGGTCTGTATGACAAAGCACGCTCCTACTTTGACCAGATGGTGACAGTCAGTGTTCAACCTGATGGCATAACTTTTCTGAGTTTACTATCTGCGTGTTGTCGTGCTGGGAAGGTTAATGAGAGCATGAATCTATTTAGTTTGATGGTTGATAATTATGGTATTCCACCAAGGTCTGAGCACTATGCTTGCTTAGTTGACGTGATGAGTCGAGCAGGTCAGTTGCAGAGAGCTTGCAAAATAATCAATGAGATGCCATTCAAGGCAGATTCCAGCATCTGGGGTGCTGTGCTTGCAGCCTGTAGTGTTCATTTAAACGTGGAATTAGGGGAACTGGCAGCTAGAAGAATTTTGAATTTGGATCCTTTTAATTCTGGTGCCTATGTTATGCTGTCTAATATATATGCTGCTGCTGGCAAATGGAAGGATGTCCATAGAATCAGGGTTCTGATGAAAGAGCAAGGAGTTAAGAAACAAACAGCTTATAGTTGGTTGCAGATTGGAAACAAAACCCATTATTTCGTTGGAGGGGATCCATCACATcctaatattaatgatattcaTGTTGCTTTAAGGAGAATAACATTACATATGAAGGTAAAAGGTAactatgaagaaattttcttttaaaggcTGCAAGTTAAGATGGGCATGTCATAGTAGTTCTAACTTTAAGCTTCAGCACTTATTGCCATAGTAGCTCTAAATTTTACAGATAAAAATCTGGGAATAAGAAATTTCAAGTCAAATgttcaatttaataattaataatagggAGCTGGGAAGATCTAAGGGATGACAACATTGGTAAATTGATGTCGTCCATACTTAGCTATAGGGTTCTCTCTCACCAAAATATCGGAagttaagtatttatttattcaacaattttttacatctcaaaacaaatgaaaaggaaagaaaacaaaaacataaatcaCAAATCAATTAAGCCATTAAtcttttttctatctttttatgattttgctcattttattttatatttatctcttgttattattatttttatgattgtaGGAGAAATTGCAAGGCAATGTTGTAAGAAAGTAATTTCTCCAATGTCTTATATACTTGTCATTTTCTCCCAGGAAGATCATTGCAAAAGGCAGACCCAATTTGATTACTGAGACCCCTAACTTGCTCATTCCTGCAATTTCATGCAGATTTTGTTGCGTCTTCCTTGGAAACTGCATTTAGAAAGTTTTCCATTCCTTCATGAATGTGTTAAACTATATGTACACACGCTCgcgcacaaaaaaaaaaaaaaaaaaaaaaacttctaagtttttttatttgcaaaacAAAATATACTAGCAATATGTAAAATAACAAGTTAAAGATTACAATTGTTTATTATGCAATTTCATACGTCGAATGTGACAAATCATTTCTTTATCATCAATACTATCAAATACTCTCATTTCCTTTAaagttgaatttattttttttaaaaaaaattgtcttaaattCTCAGTAAACCATAAATTTTGCCTGATAGTGGGGCCAAATATCTATGAACTGTgagataagaataaaaaactaatgtatgtagcattttaaaaaaaccaagGGTGGGGGAATAGGATATCATGCTGTCTTGTATTTTCCTCTCTCttgataagtattttttttcttctctaaaatcaaattgaacaaTGCAGGATGTTTTTGAATTGAGATTATAGAATGTGGTCCCTTCAAACTATTAGCTAAAAGTGTATCAAGGAGGTTTAGTTCAATTACTTGAACAGATGCATCTGTTTATAATTTCTAcagatcaaacaaaatattagCTGAAAGTGTGGTTCTGGAAGTTGCTTGAAAAATTTTGTGTAACTGAAAATGCTTTTATGTTTAATAAGACACTGGCTTGCATAATGTTTATACTATATACAACATGGACACGGGTAGAATGTTACCCTGATGTGGGTTTCTATAAGAAGCAAAATTACACAATTAGGAACAAACTTGGTAGCTTGCAATTCCTCTTGTACTAGCATTCTGGGAAGCTGCTACCTATGTGAGTTTTTAGTAGTTGATTCTGCAGTATAAAGATATGAGTTAGTATTTTGCCCTGAGAATGTTGTTTCCAGTGTTTAGTTCTGAGAATGTCCGGTTTGGAATATGCAATGTGGAACAATTAAGTACACACTTTGGTGGCTGATGCTTATGAAGTATTCTAGTTTGCCTGAGTCCTAGTATTGCTTTAAGTGATTTTGGATCACATGTatctaaatataaaatgtattaCATTGTGATTTATCTTTTGCGGTTGAGATGAAGTGCTTAATACTGGATTGTAATCTGCATTTTGCGGTTGAGATAGAATTGCCTTCCGGAAGTTATATTCTGAAAAGAGGAATGTAAATAAATTCCAGAAGGTGAGAGGATATTTTAGGTAAACAAATTTGAAAGGAAAGTGTATAAGTAGAAAGAGGGAGTGGAAATagcaatttccaaaaaaaaatctaaacaaataattgtaattttattaagCCACATAGAAATGGGGTTGTTTAATCTCATATTTAGTTGGGGTTAGTTAAGCaaaccctaaaataaattcttaaatgtcaacagttaatttttttaataactgttataattttaaattaactttatcCTCCAGACAAGTAAACATAACACGCAATAATgaactcaacaaaaaaaaaaaaacacgccataatgattaaaaaaaaaaaaacataacacgccattcattataaaaaaaaaaaaaagctcaatccaattaatgCTACCCATTCTCACTCGGCTTACAGATTAACGTTGAAAATTAGTTATTAGTCGTTATGACAAATTTCATTTTCCGCGTAACGTAATTAGGTTGGACTATTTTATTAGGCTTTCCTACCCAGTATGCTAAAATTTTCAAGATTATGCCGTCACCACCCAAGTGTGTTAACTTTCAAAGAAATCGGCTATCAGTCATTCACTACACCCTCGACAAATTGAGGTTTGTTGGATAATATATACATAGTATTTGATCACTACATACAATAATGAAATGAAGAATTGAGGGATAAGACGTAATTAAGGAACTCAAAATTATTGGTATAGATGTAATATCACATAATCACTTACACTGCACCACGTTTCTTTGAATAGACCTATAATAGATGAAAATAGAAAGGGAATAGTGAAAGACATGGgataaaaatatctaatttttatcatttgtttaagaaaaaaaattcctaagATGCAAAATGACAATAGCATTTTTTCAGTTTAATTGTAGAAAgggaatatttatttatttttttaaaaaatatgaaaataaattgaattataattgcATTTTATTAACGTTATATTTAACCAAATTAgctgaaagttaaaaattaaaaatataaaatcatcagttaaagaattcaaaagtatagaataacataattaaaaaatatttaactaactTATAAATTTAATGCAGCATGTACAAATTTTAGATAAAGCATGTataaacattctaagacgagtatgtttggatttttagtaaagtattttaaaaatatatttgaaaataaaataagaattatgtTTAATAATCTCCAAAAACatgttcaaaaataaaattttatctataaactcatttttatgggaaaaaaaaacttaacatacttttataaacaaaagtatacttaaaatttaagtttacaaaaatgtaattcaaaCAATAGTAAATTGAAGGTGGGGGCGATAGAATGGCATGTGGTGACAGAAATCCATGAAAATGATGGCTTGGCTGCAGTGTACAGTGTTTCTCTCTCAAACCGAAGTGAAGAAAAGTCCCCACTTAACATTTCCTTCTTCTCATGACACTCACCACAACCGTTCATGCTTTTGGATGCACCACTTTTCCTTGGCTTTCTTCCACCATtccccaa contains:
- the LOC100807440 gene encoding protein SCAI isoform X2, coding for MSEDADLALQTFRALVESADRKFGRVRDVPAYGGGASQYQQQHHAFQKVFKAYTRLWKHQQENRAKLVECGLKRWELGEIASRIGQLYFGQYMRSSECRFLVEAYVFYEAILSRRYFQGSELNAKDLGVRSKELRFYARFLLVSVILNRTEMVKHLVERFGALVEDCRTTFRETNFKEWRQVVTEINRFTKVDKGFSFRPMRYCATFDTHRASLPYVARFHAKRVLKFQDALLTSYHRNEIKFAELTLDIYRMIQCLEWEPSETFYQKHTVKPKENGDIIDHSGASGIIDMNLTADMTDPTIPPNPRKATLYRPSVTHVIAVLATICEELPPDCVVLVYLSASGKAGLNNVSQVENSGGSSKYSRHKVLSQTSLGQNSGPSETQSNGKRELSYYDNYLWFGPKGNSGLNNLYPGDLIPFTRKPLFLIIDSDNSHAFKAGFTWG
- the LOC100807440 gene encoding protein SCAI isoform X1; translated protein: MSEDADLALQTFRALVESADRKFGRVRDVPAYGGGASQYQQQHHAFQKVFKAYTRLWKHQQENRAKLVECGLKRWELGEIASRIGQLYFGQYMRSSECRFLVEAYVFYEAILSRRYFQGSELNAKDLGVRSKELRFYARFLLVSVILNRTEMVKHLVERFGALVEDCRTTFRETNFKEWRQVVTEINRFTKVDKGFSFRPMRYCATFDTHRASLPYVARFHAKRVLKFQDALLTSYHRNEIKFAELTLDIYRMIQCLEWEPSETFYQKHTVKPKENGDIIDHSGASGIIDMNLTADMTDPTIPPNPRKATLYRPSVTHVIAVLATICEELPPDCVVLVYLSASGKAGLNNVSQVENSGGSSKYSRHKVLSQTSLGQNSGPSETQSNGKRELSYYDNYLWFGPKGNSGLNNLYPGDLIPFTRKPLFLIIDSDNSHAFKVLHGAERGETAALFLSPLRPIFKNPSDVNSNSGSQFTYFLTAPLSAFCQMIGLTPNEADTDVYNEAENIIANAFTEWEIILCSSTTMDLVWAQVISDPFLRRLILRFIFCRSVISFFCTPEESEQYLPLCLPYLPSSVAPTSEAVRSAVVQLAMHFDVADSFHFTET